Part of the Cottoperca gobio chromosome 16, fCotGob3.1, whole genome shotgun sequence genome, CTGCTTTTGTTCATGGTGAGAATGGCAAAGTATTTGGCCGGCAGTAGGCTGGTCATGTACAGAGCCGAGTAGAGGGACATGAACACCATCACCATGTCTCTGCGCAGGATGCAGGCGTAAGCCGCTTTCACCAGCCCGATCAGCTGGATGCAGCACAGGATCCAGAGGATGTCCCACAGCGAGCCAGTCCAAAACAGCTGGATGATGGTGGCCGTAACAAAGAAGGGGAAAATACCGGAGACAATGGACTCGTAGGTCATCCAGAGGTGGTGCTTGTGCCACCACATTGCATTGAAGAGCCACTCGCGGAAGTACGACTTTGTCCAGCGAGTCTGTTGGTTGAGCCAGCGCAGAAACTGAGCAGGTGTCTCTGTGTAGCATTTGGAGCAGGATGTGTATCTAAAGGAAATGGCAAAAATAAGATGTATTAAACCTTTATCATTACAGCAAAGATATCACCATCACATCAAGATTATTCCATCTGATGTCATTTTTTGTGCACAATATTGAGACACTTCTTACTTTGTAGCATAGCCCATGCTCAGCATTCGGTTGGTAAGATGTCTGTCGTCACCAAATGTGCAGTGACTTCCCAAAAACATCTGATTGTACCAGGACTCCAGAAACTGCTGCAGGAGATCGTTCCTATACAGACCTTTAATGGAGAAATTCAAGAAAGCAACATAAGTTACAAAGAGTTACAACAGTGCATTAAAGCCATGACTACAACTGCTTGACATGTAGAAGCATTACATTGACCCACATCACCACAAAAATAAGCTTTTTCTCTTACCCAACGGCCCACTAATGCAGGACACACAGTCGAAGAAGGACTGGCAGGACCTTTCGATGTTGAACGCCATCCAGTACCTCAGACTGCTCATGAAGCTGATGTAAGAGTCTTTCAGGTTGAGGATCATCACATCTCCTCCCACAGCACCATACTTGATGTTACTTTCCAAAACTTTACACAGCTCAATGGTGGCCAGAGAGTCCAGCTTGGTGTCTGAGTCACACACCTGGAGTACAGAGAAAGAGGGTCATgtcgttaaaaaaaaagaattatttatacaattatcttgaaaaaacattattcaaaaataaaaatacataccTGTATATAGTCAACTGATGACCCAAGTGCTTTAAACGCTGTGTACATCACCTCCCGCTTGCCGCCCCACTTCTGCATGATGCACACGCACTTCGTGCTCTGGATCAGGTGCTCTACCTCTTTTCGCTGTGGATCCTCAAAAAATATAGGATCAGCATCCCCTCCTGGGCCCATTCCTGTTGCCATTTCCACATCCTGCTGGGCCTGGGTGGAGTCCCAGGTATGGTAGTTGTTCCTCCACACATAACTGCCAGGTTTCTGGTCCGCAAACACCTCCCTGAACATTTCCATCATGTACCGGTCTTCATCTGTGTTCCCGTCTATCACCATGATGATGCGCAGCAGATCAGGCGGATACTTGAGGGCCCTGATGGAGTCAAGGCACTCTTTGAGATAGACGGGGTCCTCCTGGAATGCTGATATAGTGAAGCCGATGGTTTTGGTGAAGGTGCAGGGTTTTGTGCGAGCTTTCATTCGCCGTTGTTCAATAAAGGCGAACAAGCTCTGGACCAACACGTGGAGTGAGAGGAGTAGTCCATAAAAGCCAAAGGAGATGATTCCATACCTGGAGGTCGCCAGCTGGAAACCGTCTACATAGGCCCAGACCATCACACCCAGGACCACCACAGCAAAGCCGAAAGTGAGGATGGCGCGGACTGTTGAGCCCAGCTTCTTCAATAAAGGTTTCAGTTCCATTCTTGTTTctctacagacacaaagacaccaCATTTATGATATAGCTTGTAAATGTGTAAAGTAATCCTAGTCCTTGTCGTTCTAAAAATGTAGACAGACACTCACTGTGGTTTGGGGGGAAACTGTATTAAATGGAGTTAGTTGTTTTATGTGTCTGTTTTAAGACAAGCTATACACGTTGGAAAATAATACAGCTACCAGGCATACATATTATACtactattatttttttaaatcctaaatGCCAAGACTCTAAGTCACTGACAACTTTTCCCAATtgtaaagaaacacatgtaACAGTTCAGGTGATGTAAAAACAGTAATAACATACAGTGGGGCCAAAACACACTTTGTTATTTATctctatttaatttattgtatttacataTGTTAATTATCAAATTATATTGtatctattatgtattattattcaaaaCGGGAAAAAAAGGATATCAAACCAAACATTTGTAATGTTTGtatgtacaaatactgcaggTTATCAGCTAGTCAttccacactcacacagaaacaaGCATTTGACCTTATTCTAATAGAAAACCAAAAAagttgtacaaaaaaaaaagcaagacgTAACACCGGTGTTAATCAATTGACTAAATTAACTATCAAAtaatagagaaataaaacagtaaatgtaatgtgtaaaaGCACCAGGCATCTTACCGCTAGCAgaaatctgttttcattttaatattttaattttaaatcatATCATCTTTTGACTTGCCATGATTCTACAGAAAtgattttgtttatatttaaattagaaCCTATTTCTAGTAATTAGAATGTAAATTATGCCGCATCTAAAAGTTTATAAGTAATTTATCAGCAAAACAGCAATGAAATGACTAAACACATAATAAAGTTATTCATTGTAACCCTACCTGATGTTAAGTTCCCCGGGCTTTACATCCACTCGGCTGGGTCAACTTGGCGTGAAGTTTGTTGGCTTTATGGTCTAGGGTGAACACGGGACGAAGccatttgtacttttttaatgTCTGGGAGGGAGGGTTATCAATTTTCCGGGCTCTCCCGCTGACTCAGCCTTGAGTCAAGAGCAAGGCGGTGGTCCCGCTGACTGACGTAGGAGAACATCTGTGCGCGTGGTGCATATGgctgctttgttttttcttttactgtaatgatattaataaataattaaaataaaaagagattcCCAAACATAACGGTGACCAATCAACCGACATTTCTGTTTGGAACCTCGAGGAGGACTTTTGGGGAACCCTGAGGTCTTGGTTTGCTCTTATATTGATCACAATTTCTCTTTTGCAGCCAAACAAATCCTGCTTCAGACCTAACATTAACCTAGACATATTTTGACAACACCATTTTacttaattgtatttatttataattatgtatttattttattgtattgccCCACTAGTTGTAGTGTGGTAGAGATGTATCTGTACACATTGTAAAAATCGCAGTCAGATGTTTAAGACAGTGAGTAttgagcagtggtggaatgtaactaagtacatttttacTCAACTAACTTTAGTTACTCTGTCTGtagataaaatgtattattattattaaaaattagGTCaagttactactactactgcttaATGCATCATTATTTATCATCCATTTATAtcgttttattctgaaatgggacattctgcatattgagtacttttactattAGTTCTTTAAACAAGTGGTgatgcttttacttaagtagcaTTTTGATCTTTTCCAATCACTCAACGCACTTTATAAcaaatgtcagcattcacacagagtcagaggctgccatcagctcgtcagtagtgataaacattaacttcgacatgttgac contains:
- the has1 gene encoding hyaluronan synthase 1, which gives rise to MELKPLLKKLGSTVRAILTFGFAVVVLGVMVWAYVDGFQLATSRYGIISFGFYGLLLSLHVLVQSLFAFIEQRRMKARTKPCTFTKTIGFTISAFQEDPVYLKECLDSIRALKYPPDLLRIIMVIDGNTDEDRYMMEMFREVFADQKPGSYVWRNNYHTWDSTQAQQDVEMATGMGPGGDADPIFFEDPQRKEVEHLIQSTKCVCIMQKWGGKREVMYTAFKALGSSVDYIQVCDSDTKLDSLATIELCKVLESNIKYGAVGGDVMILNLKDSYISFMSSLRYWMAFNIERSCQSFFDCVSCISGPLGLYRNDLLQQFLESWYNQMFLGSHCTFGDDRHLTNRMLSMGYATKYTSCSKCYTETPAQFLRWLNQQTRWTKSYFREWLFNAMWWHKHHLWMTYESIVSGIFPFFVTATIIQLFWTGSLWDILWILCCIQLIGLVKAAYACILRRDMVMVFMSLYSALYMTSLLPAKYFAILTMNKSSWGTSGRRKIVGNYMPLLPLSVWAAILLGGLFYRFYKESQLDWLSPAKILETKFIVFGIIAYTCYWLFMMFLYWVWFRRICRKRARSYALSV